A region of the Denticeps clupeoides chromosome 12, fDenClu1.1, whole genome shotgun sequence genome:
AaagtgtgtcattttttttattgctctgcTTGAAAAGAACAAGATTGGGAAGCCCTCACCACTACCAAAGTGTCCTGGGGCTAAGGCTCACCGCGACTTTCCCCACATCTCCTCTTGGAAATGTTTTTCAAATCAGCACAATTTCCTCCATTAGAAACAGCAGCGTCCTCaatctttctctccttctgcccttctctctctctctccctctctctctctctctctctctctctcgcataAAGGAGACGTATCTGCAGTTGCAGTGTTTCTAGGAAATGGCCTGGGCTCCGCAGAGGGATAAATGTGTCATCATTGTCTCATTACAGCAGTAAAGTTAAGAGTTGTATTCCCAGTCTGGGGAGACAGGTCTTACTTTAAAGATTGCACTGTCATTAAGTAAACATTACAGTCCTGCTCAATTAAATTGTAGAAGTAGAGAAACTGCACTCTTCTGTGCATTATCACTAATAGTAAAAATTCCAAATGTCATTTGCAAATCGTTGGTGAAGTCATGCGTCTGGTCAAATATCACAACCTTTGTATACTCAGCTTTCTTCAGCCAGTTGACCATCACACAAATAAGACTGTGTAGTTTACACCTCTCAGTATACATGTGTTCCTACTGTGTTATACCCCCCAGGAGACAGCTAAACGTTGCTGGTAACAAATTGTGGTGTGACAGTGATGCCATGTGAGAAGTTTTATATATTGCCATTTCTGTTGCCTAGCAGCAGATGCTGCTACCCAGACAATGTTCCATGGTGACCACGTCTGGCTGCACAGCTTTCAcctttttacagcatttcacgCATCTGTGCATTATGGAAATTTCTCCACTTTCTCATTAgcagtgttttttgttgtctttttctACCCATCCTCCATGTTTTGTTACTCCAGTTGCATTCCTTCTTGTCTTTCATGGCTCCTAACCCTTTTGTTCTCATAACAGTAGGGCACCACTCTTTCACATGGTGGCTGCATGTCCAGAACCTCGAAGTCCTTGTAGTATGGCCTCGATGGGAGGTCCCTTTCCAGAAACAATTAACAGCATGGGGAGAGTCACAGTGATCAACCGATTTCTGAGTGATGCAAGGCGACAAGGGGACAATTTTTTCTATGTCTCGTGGACTTAAACAAAAGCGTTGGGCTGATAGCGAACCACATGCTGCACATCAGACTTCCCTACCCATGAAGGAAAGTCAATCAGTGTTTGGTGGCGTGCCGATTGACATGGGCTCTGATTCGAAGGCTGCAGAGGGGAGGTGGGTGTtgtttatgtggtgtgtgtttggagttGATAATTTATTCATTGTACCACATATGCCACTCAACACTCAGCAATGAAAGGTGCCTACAGAAGCATGGCATTCGGACGGGTTTGCAGacacagagagtgagagaaaggggCAAAGAGAGATGTGAGGAGTTTTCCTTCTCCTCGAGGTTTTCATTAAATTATGTGTTCTGTCTGCCTCGAGCATTAAGGATATTTAAAGAGAAAAGCAATATAAAGCCTAGGGCCTGGATTGTTATTGGGGTGAGGCAGATTCCTCTTTGTTGTGTTATAAAGGAAGCACGGGGGGGGGtgaacacaaggaaaaaagTGATGATTAATGTCACGCTGTGTGCATGGAGAGGCAGTCATATTGTTTAATTGCATTACAGTAGGTTGCACAGTGGTAGTTTCTGCTCGAAcgtctttatatatatatacatgaatTTCACTCACCGAGCTTATGAATCTTAATTTGTGGAAGATTAGATCTTCTGTTTGAGCGCGATCCCTCCTAACGGAGGAGACCCATGACAGTCTGCATTTTGCTGAGTGAGCAGagctgcgtgtgtgtctgagctGGGCGGTGGCTCGCTAGCACCTTGGTCGCATTCGGCTGCCTTTTCTCGCCTCCCTTCAAAGTCAGTCATCATCTCCAAACTAATGGAATTCACAGGAAGTGTCTGCCCTCTCATGCTTCTGCCCTTGATGGAAGTGGCCACACACACCCTGAAGGCTGGATGGAAACCACCAGGAGGATGCGTGAGAAGACAGCGTGAGAGAGAGcacaagaaagagaaagaaaaggggaAGTGTTCCCACAGAAACCTGATAAAGGGTCAGTTGTTCTCTGCATCTGAAATGATAACCCCCCCCTTCTTCATCTGCTAGCCTGCACCACTGGAGAATAGATCCCTGCACATCAATTATCCATGACAACACAAAAATAACATCATGACAAAGGCACAGCGACACACCACAGTGCAAacgcaaccccccccccccgagctACAACCGAGGCAGGAAGGAAGTGTTTGTGCCGCCGATTCACCCCTCTGCTCAGTCACCTTGGACGATGTATTATTATCTCATAGGACTGTTACTGTTGCAGGGGTGATGCGTTATTGTCCAGTGCGGAATTCAGTTTTCCTCAGCCAGTCGGGAAATAGTGCATGAGGTGAATGGCGGGCCGCCACACTGAACCTTCTTAACGTGTGGTGCTTGAAAACCAAGCTTGGACAAGGCTCCCGTGCCCTTGGAGAAAGGTGCTTTGGGAGGGCCCTTCAGGCGTGAAAAGTCGGTCACAGACCCACTATCTATTaagcgaggggggggggaaggCCCGCCACCTCCCATCTCCAAAGTCCAGGGAGATAAATCTGTCCTTGTGGCACTAGTGTGTGGAAAGGTCAGCGGTGAGCATTGTCTTGGTTGAAATAAAGATGGGGGGTTCTCCGTCTCCAGCCCAGGGAGGACCGAATCATTACCGCAGCCTAGACCgcaaatgcttttttgttttttttgcagctgagctgatttagtctttttttttattctccaccAGAGTGGAGCATCACGTTCCCTCCTTGCCTATGCAGCAGCTTGTCCACGTCTCCATGGCTACGCGGGTTTATTTTGCAGCACCGGACAACGTGTCTGCTGAAGGAGCAGCGTCCAGTCTCTCCACATGTAACTTCTGGGATGGTTATAAAGGACGACGCAGACGACCATGGTGCCTAAAAAACACCGCTGTTGCCGTGTTTGTTGTTAATTCTCGTGCCTCTCTGTATGGCTACGCCAGAACCTTTTTTTATGACGCAATCACGCCGCCATGTGGTGTTTATGTGCAAGCACAGGTTTTTAACGCATTAGGCGTTTCAAAAAGTAAAATCTCTactgattaaattaaatattagaaCCTCCGTGATTCTTGCgtgtataatattattttttacttatgATACAGCCTTGGTGACTGAAATGGAAGGGGGAAATCTATTAAATATTGAACATACTTGAGGAAACGGGAGAGGTTGCGAAATTTTTGCCAATTCCtctaaaggaaagaaaaaaagacggTTCGTGCATGAAATAATTCATCTGTTTTGCCGAAACGTGCAAGTTAGGTGTGCTTTGAAACGCCCGCGTCACGTGGTTCCGTCACCGGGCTCGGGCACTTCCGGGTTCAGGCGCCGCGCTGCCCACCCGGGAGAAGTGGAAGTTTCAGCACGGCGCGCTGTCGGGATAACGCGACCGTCGTGGTGATGCGGGATCTGAGCCACGGGCTGGAAAACGTTGCGGTTGCGATCGACGAGAACGCTGTGCGTGAATATGGGTTCCCCGAGTTCGAGGTACGTTTCCGCCGTCCGAAGACGTTTAATCTGATTTTATCAGAGTGTCGGCAGATGGCAGCACTTTCCCACAAAAAAACGTGACCTTAGTAGATCAACGTTAGATCCCctgttaatgttaataatgaTCTGTGTTTTGTGCTCATTGATGGGTCCTTTGTCCTCCTTGTCCCTCAGTACACACCAGAAAACGTCTCAGGCCCTGGATGCAGCGCTGACCCCGGCGAAGTCACCCTCCCTGGGTGCGAGTGCCGCGCCCAGTCTTGCCACCCTGCGACGTGCGGCTGCCAGCGTCGTTTTGGGCCGCCGTACGACGAGCGGGGCGGCTTGCTGCGCCGCCAGGACGACGGGACGGGGCTCTGCCGGCCGGTGATGGAGTGCAACGTGCTGTGCGGCTGCGGCGAGTCGTGCCGGAACCGCGTGGTGCTGCGGGTCTTCCGGACCCAGGACCGAGGCTGGGGCGTGCAGGCCGCGGAGGCCGTCCCACGAGGCCGCTTCGTGTGCGAATATGCCGGCGAGGTGATCGGCCGCGAGGAGGCCCAGCGGAGGCAGCTCGCCCAGGGCCCGGGCGACATGAACTACATCATCGCGGTCCGAGAGCACGCCGGCCAGGGGCCGGCCCATGAGACGTTCGTGGACCCGGCCAGAGTGGGCAACGTTGGCAGGTTCATCAACCACTCCTGCCAGCCCAACCTCGTCATGACGCCCGTACGGGTGCACTCTGCGGTGCCCAGGTTGGCGCTGTTTGCTGGGCGGGACATTGCTGCGCATGAAGAGGTCACGTTTGATTACTCGGGCAGGTTCGGTAACGGCGAGGGGGGCCCCGGAGAGCCCGGCGGAACTAAAGGAACCCACCAGAGAAAGCCCTGCTACTGCGGCACTCAGAAGTGCGCGGGTTTTCTGCCTCTGGACGTGACCGTTCTACACAGTTAAAATGCTCCTCACGTGCGTACCGAAGAGCCAAACTGGACTGTGAGGTTGATGAACTGGTTTTTGGACCCCTgcgatcattaaaaaaatgtgcatccAAGCCATATTTCTGTGAGATCAGAGACCGTTTGTATTAGCGTGACCGAAGTTCATGACACTGTTCAAAATGATAGAACCTGACGTTGCTGttattcgaacctgcaaccccccccccccctgttaCTCTGTTGAAGACCCCTGTGTTCAGAGCAGCATGCTGGACGATACAGTCAtatgcatgttgttttttttccccatgaaaAAAAGTGAGTATGGgtgtgaagtgtgtttgtgtgtcacttTGCTCTTGAGAAGAAGCCCGGCTGAAAGGGTCCGAAAGGAAAGGTAGTGGCGAGGCCTCCATCACTTGATGTGCATAATTTAGCAGGTTTAAAACCGCGCTCGACAGCGGGCATGAATAATTGAGTACTGCACAGTTTTGCGTTGTGACTTCTTGCCTGCAACCCCGTgtggcgtgtttttttttttagtgtgtgtgtctgtgtgtgtgtgtgtgcgcgttacTGTCCCCTTTAAGATCGTCACCAGGCCTAAATCTCGTGAGACGCGTCCAATTAAAAGAAGCCTGTGGGTATTTCTATATAGTAACAGATTTGGCAGGGGCGGTCGCGACCCATTTCGCCGACGGGATTCTCAAAGCTCCCCTCTAAAAATGCCCCACATACAGTCTAGACCTGGTTTCATGCTGGAGCTGTTATTAATACCCACATCTGGGTTAATTCGTTTGGAGACCTGCGTTCCGCTCGGGACTCCAGTCACGTTGAAGGGAGACCAGCAAGGCCGCATCTGTGTCACGGCAGAACAGATGGGCCGCTTCGAGGGCCCGTCCGAAATTTTCCCGACGTTCGCGTGCATGCGTAGAAAAtggagcaggttttttttttttttctctctctctctctctctctccgttaCTGTAAACAGATGCGTACGGCCCACCACACGCAGCGAAGCGAAGGCGCGCCCTGCGGAAGACCGGAAGGGGTGCGTTCCCTAATGCTGGGGACATAGGTCCGAGTGAGATCATCTGGGGGAAAACTACACCtctgctgaaaatgaaaataagaaaCCTCCAACTTGGTTTAAAAACTGGTCtcaaaaatgtgcttttatatCGGTATGCCATATTTCCTTTATGCTGGTTTTTGCCGAGGAATTTTTCCCTTCTGCAGTCACTGCTCTGCAACGAGAGCACACTTTACCCAGGGTTCCACAGGATCCAGAATCGAAGTTGATATTAATATGTCCATAGGAAGCAGAGCAAATATTTCtgtcattcatattttttgttggtgattttaaaaagaaaagcatgacAAGATCTAATGTCAGAACGGTGAATAAGTGTGTGAAAGACGGGGATCATTTAAATATACAGAATGACTTCTGCACATATTATGTTTATGTGATGAAAACAAATAAAGGCCAAAAAGATTCTGCacgttaattacattttttagagAGATTTTCTGGAGTATGTCCCATAGTAAAATCAGAAATTGTGTTCGTGAATAGTGGTAAATATTGGGAAGCAATATCTTTTTACAAAATTCTGTGGGACTAGTGGTTATTTTAGGATTGCATCACACGCACATTCTGACATCGTTTGACTctactgaggtgtgtgtgtgtgtgtgtgtgtgtctgggcagCGGTCGACTGAAGCGCATTCCTCTGTGAGAAGGATGCTGCTGAGTTCACGCGGATGCCAGCCCTCCACGCAGATGGCACTGGCTGGCAAACCTCTGAATGTTCCTCCCTGTAACACAATCAGACCGCTGGGCCTTTGACAGCAACCAAATTCTGTTTGTGTCTCATGACTCATGGAATTGGTGAGTGAGCTTTCTCATGTCTCTATGGCAACAGAACAAGTGGTATTGATTGGTTCGCCTATTGTAGCGCGGTTGAACGCTGTGTTTCACTTTGAGTGTTTGGGATCAGAACTGTGTAGCCCACATCGGACTGTCACCTAGCAACGCCCGCAGCGGACCACAAACGTGGAGCACTTTGCACTTGTTCAACAGAAATGTGACAGAGTGGCCACCGAAGGCCTCTGAACGGAGGAAAACTAACTCAGCATATCTCACCAGCCCAAAATGCAAAAGATGGGAGTGGCAATGGCTAAAGAACCCTGTATTATGTCACGTATGCTGTCAGggaatgttttttgtttttttttttgtaacaggcAACAGGCTATACAGTATATGTAGAATTTGCATATAACAAtatattgtttacatttacagcatttatcagacgtccttatccagagcgacttacaatcagtagttacagggacagtccccccctggagacactcagggttaagtgtcttgctcagggacacaatggtagtaagtgggatttgaacctgggtcttctggttcataggcgtgtgtgttacccactaggctactaccacccctatttgTCCATTTCCAAATCCAttaatttcttacatttttatttcttacatttttttccagtaATCATAATTTAAAGTTCTTCCCAGGGCATGTAGGTGAATTTCAAACATCACTGGTACAGACATTGACATTTATCAAGCCTCGACTGCTTCTAGTGCCAGTGTATTTAATCAGACTAGCCCCATAAGCTTCTGTAAATGTGAGTATTTCACAGTGGCTGCTGCTATCGGTTCAGACAAAGTAAAAGGCATGTTGTGCTTTACCCCCAAGTACTCTTAGGTTTCTCAAATATCAAGAGAATCAAGAAAGTATCAAGAACAAGTTATTGCCCTTGATAGAATTGTGCATTTCAGAGCTGTTgccacatttattcaaattaagGTTAATCACTCAGGGAattttgccagttttttttaattattaaataaatgtcttCTTTCAACTGAGAAGTAATGATCTGTTCTGTGCTTGTCTGAAACATTGAGAACCCCTTTAACTATTCATAATTCACCATTCAGTCCCACAATCTGGTGACTGACAGAAAGCGAATGCTGCATGCTGTGTGATGGACAAGCATGAAAACGGGATGAAGCCACTTGCCGTGTTAGAAGTGGAACGTGTCTCTAATGAGATAACAGATGCTGTCACCGCCGATTCCAAGGCTTACGCTCATATGAAAAAGGTTTTAATGTGACAGCGCAGATGTGAGCCACTGTACTTGCACAGGGTCAACACATCTCATTTCCATTTGAATTTTTTgtctcgtttttaccttgtttaCAGGCGTCATAAATTCCTTTGCATCGGGGTttgctttgaaataaaaaaacaacacagatcAGACGCTTGGTCGTTGCAAACTTCTGTTGTGAGAGATGTCACATTCTGAAAACAATGATCACTACGGTGATCTAGTTGCCACCATCTGAGGGCAAGTCGATGAATGTATTGTTACAAGGAACCAAATTGGTGGTTTGGCAGATGGTTCGAAGCATTGCCTTCAAAGAGCAATGTGTTCGTGCACAGTGCACCAAATGTGATCCATTGGCCTGGTTCTGGTTTGGAGATGATTTAGTAATGATTAACCCAGTTCGCATCCTCCTGCACAACCTCCTCACCTTTCTTCATTAGCCCCTTTAAGCCTGGCGCCCTTTGTGTCGTTTTCCTGACCCAGTTGTGCTGGTAAAGACACCGTGTCCACTTTTTAAGAACTCTCGTCTTCACCAAAGCTGTTTTTGCAATGTACTCCGTCACCATTAGCTCCTAAAATAGCCTATGGTGCACTTGACTTGCTGTACTAAGCCCTTATCAATCCTATTACTGCGCTGTTTTAGCTGAGGCATGGTTGGACCATCAGATAAAAAGGTAGTTTGCCCTGTTATAGGCGTTGCTGCTGAGGCGTTAGGTGGTACATGTAGGTGAAAATTCCATCCGCATTTCCTCAGTATGACAAACTGATCAATAGACCCACAGTTTATTTTGCGGATAGCCCTAACTAGATTACCTGAAAGTGAAGGACAGATTACTTGGCGGGTACTTTGGGATTTGACATGCGCGGCTGCGTCAAAAGCTTCCTCCAGTGTTTGTTAGCTTTAATTTGGAGTGTGCAGTTCAGATGGAagagtgattgtcacttgtgatacacagcaccacagcacacggtgctcctctgcatttaacccatcacccttggtgagcagtgggcagccatgacaggcgcccggggagc
Encoded here:
- the setmar gene encoding histone-lysine N-methyltransferase SETMAR; amino-acid sequence: MRDLSHGLENVAVAIDENAVREYGFPEFEYTPENVSGPGCSADPGEVTLPGCECRAQSCHPATCGCQRRFGPPYDERGGLLRRQDDGTGLCRPVMECNVLCGCGESCRNRVVLRVFRTQDRGWGVQAAEAVPRGRFVCEYAGEVIGREEAQRRQLAQGPGDMNYIIAVREHAGQGPAHETFVDPARVGNVGRFINHSCQPNLVMTPVRVHSAVPRLALFAGRDIAAHEEVTFDYSGRFGNGEGGPGEPGGTKGTHQRKPCYCGTQKCAGFLPLDVTVLHS